DNA from Candidatus Methanomethylicota archaeon:
TGAGAATAAAGCTTCCCCCTAACTAGACCAAGAAACTCTGAACATATTGCATGATAAACCCAACCCCTAACAGTCTTAATAGTTACAGGGGCAGGAATATTGGCAACCCTACGCAGGTAAACATCACGATAATTCGGGCAATACCTATTAGCAACCTC
Protein-coding regions in this window:
- the cas4 gene encoding CRISPR-associated protein Cas4, whose protein sequence is EVANRYCPNYRDVYLRRVANIPAPVTIKTVRGWVYHAICSEFLGLVRGKLYSHGLMRGYDLFRILSSERDGFVDSIFKRYGVEKYVSGSDYDSLRSNSSILQQ